Proteins encoded by one window of Desulfovibrio ferrophilus:
- a CDS encoding CDP-alcohol phosphatidyltransferase family protein, which yields MTMRENNWTIPNLLTVVRIMLTPVVVMAFIHKRVDLALLSFFVAGITDALDGLLARLLKQRTELGAMLDPLADKVLIVATILCLGILEWVPAWLVVIVITRDLIIVGGLMLVNLWGVDVRSQIRPTFASKTNTSAQIVLILLILTERMDWMFLPWLQPVVLYLTAVLTVYTGIDYVMRGLALIPSGEDGKG from the coding sequence ATGACCATGCGTGAGAACAATTGGACGATCCCCAACCTGCTGACTGTGGTGCGCATTATGCTCACTCCGGTCGTTGTCATGGCCTTCATTCATAAGCGTGTGGACCTGGCGTTGCTTTCTTTTTTTGTGGCCGGGATTACAGACGCTCTGGATGGTCTGCTGGCCCGGTTACTTAAGCAGCGGACTGAACTCGGGGCCATGCTTGATCCGCTGGCTGATAAGGTGCTGATTGTGGCCACTATCCTTTGCCTGGGGATTCTGGAGTGGGTTCCGGCATGGCTGGTCGTTATTGTCATCACGCGGGACCTGATCATCGTGGGTGGCCTGATGCTGGTCAACCTCTGGGGGGTGGACGTACGCTCCCAAATCCGTCCGACCTTTGCTTCCAAGACCAATACCTCTGCTCAGATCGTGTTGATTCTGCTGATACTCACCGAGCGCATGGACTGGATGTTCTTGCCCTGGCTCCAGCCTGTGGTCTTGTATCTGACGGCAGTTCTGACTGTGTATACCGGTATTGATTATGTGATGCGCGGGTTGGCCCTGATTCCATCGGGAGAAGATGGAAAGGGCTGA
- the tatA gene encoding twin-arginine translocase TatA/TatE family subunit has translation MLGAPGFWELIIILLIVLVIFGAKKLPEIGGGLGRAISNFKKATNEPDEIDVTPNKSEEKKEEKDKA, from the coding sequence ATGCTCGGAGCACCTGGTTTCTGGGAACTTATCATCATTCTGCTTATCGTCCTGGTGATCTTCGGCGCCAAAAAGCTCCCCGAGATCGGCGGAGGCCTTGGCAGGGCCATCAGCAATTTCAAAAAGGCGACCAACGAGCCCGATGAAATCGATGTGACCCCCAACAAATCCGAAGAAAAGAAAGAGGAAAAGGACAAGGCGTAA